A stretch of Microbulbifer bruguierae DNA encodes these proteins:
- the acs gene encoding acetate--CoA ligase — MSEVHTYPVPESFAADALVRDEDYQRMYRQSVDDPQAFWSQQANDFLQWSKPFTKVVEEDLKKGHTAWFADGELNVSVNCIDRHLPARASQTAFIWEGDDPADSKSITYGELHQQVCRLANLLKARGVNKGDRVCIYMPMIPEAAYAMLACSRIGAVHSVVFGGFSPDSLKDRILDSDCRLVITADEGGRGGRKVPLKANVDKALAKCPDVHTAIVVKRTGANIDWDSKRDIWYTESVAEQSAECAPEPMNAEDPLFILYTSGSTGKPKGVLHTTAGYLLMSTMTFKYAFDYKEGDIFWCTADVGWITGHSYIVYGPLCAGAISLMFEGVPTYPDASRCWQVVEKHKVNIFYTAPTAIRALMGAGDDFVTKCDRSSLKLLGTVGEPINPEAWEWYYQVVGEKRCPIVDTWWQTETGAHLITPLPGATALKPGSATHPFFGVQPALLDEKGQEIEGEGEGALVMKASWPSMIRSVYGDHQRMIDTYFSTFPGYYFTGDGARRDADGYYWITGRIDDVLNVSGHRLGTAEIESAIVLHEDTAEAAVVGYPHDIKGQGIYCYVTLKNGREPSEELRKELIDLCVQEIGPIAKPDIIQWAPGLPKTRSGKIMRRILRKIACNELDSLGDTSTLADPSVVDELVDHRANK, encoded by the coding sequence ATGTCTGAAGTGCACACCTATCCGGTGCCCGAGTCCTTTGCCGCCGATGCCCTGGTTCGCGACGAAGATTACCAGCGGATGTATCGCCAGTCGGTGGACGATCCTCAAGCTTTCTGGTCCCAGCAGGCCAACGATTTTCTGCAGTGGAGCAAGCCCTTTACCAAAGTGGTCGAGGAAGATCTGAAAAAGGGCCACACCGCCTGGTTTGCGGATGGTGAACTCAACGTCTCCGTCAACTGCATCGACCGACATCTGCCGGCTCGCGCCAGTCAGACCGCATTTATCTGGGAAGGCGACGACCCCGCCGACAGCAAGTCCATCACCTACGGTGAACTGCACCAACAGGTTTGCCGACTGGCGAACCTGCTCAAGGCGCGCGGGGTCAACAAAGGCGATCGCGTCTGTATTTACATGCCAATGATTCCCGAGGCGGCCTATGCCATGCTGGCTTGCTCCCGCATCGGTGCGGTGCACTCGGTGGTATTTGGCGGTTTCTCGCCCGATTCCCTGAAAGACCGAATTCTCGATTCCGACTGCCGTCTGGTCATTACCGCCGATGAAGGGGGGCGCGGCGGCCGCAAGGTGCCGCTGAAGGCCAATGTGGACAAGGCCCTGGCCAAGTGCCCGGATGTACACACCGCCATCGTGGTCAAGCGCACCGGGGCCAATATCGATTGGGACAGCAAGCGTGACATCTGGTACACAGAGTCCGTTGCCGAGCAGAGCGCCGAGTGTGCGCCCGAGCCGATGAATGCGGAAGACCCGCTGTTTATCCTCTACACATCCGGCTCTACCGGCAAGCCGAAAGGCGTACTGCACACCACCGCCGGTTACCTGCTGATGTCCACCATGACCTTCAAATACGCCTTCGACTATAAAGAGGGCGATATTTTCTGGTGTACCGCAGATGTGGGCTGGATCACCGGCCACAGCTATATCGTTTACGGCCCCCTCTGTGCCGGTGCCATCTCTCTGATGTTTGAGGGGGTGCCCACTTATCCGGATGCCTCCCGTTGCTGGCAGGTGGTCGAAAAGCACAAGGTCAATATTTTCTACACCGCCCCTACCGCGATTCGTGCGCTGATGGGCGCCGGAGATGATTTCGTCACAAAATGCGATCGCAGTTCTCTGAAACTGCTGGGCACTGTGGGGGAGCCAATCAACCCGGAAGCCTGGGAGTGGTATTACCAGGTGGTGGGCGAGAAGCGCTGCCCGATTGTGGATACCTGGTGGCAAACCGAAACCGGCGCCCACCTGATCACCCCGCTGCCCGGCGCGACTGCATTGAAACCGGGTTCCGCCACACATCCGTTCTTCGGCGTGCAACCGGCGCTGCTGGATGAAAAAGGCCAGGAAATCGAAGGTGAAGGCGAGGGCGCACTGGTAATGAAGGCCAGCTGGCCGAGCATGATCCGCAGCGTGTATGGCGATCACCAGCGGATGATCGATACCTATTTCTCCACCTTCCCCGGCTACTACTTTACCGGCGATGGCGCGCGCCGCGATGCCGATGGTTACTACTGGATTACCGGCCGTATCGACGACGTGCTGAATGTTTCCGGCCACCGTTTGGGCACCGCGGAAATCGAGAGTGCGATCGTGTTGCATGAAGACACCGCGGAAGCGGCGGTGGTGGGTTACCCTCACGATATCAAGGGGCAGGGTATTTACTGCTACGTAACCTTGAAAAACGGCCGTGAGCCTTCCGAGGAATTGCGCAAGGAACTGATCGACCTGTGCGTGCAGGAAATCGGCCCCATCGCCAAACCCGATATCATCCAGTGGGCCCCCGGCCTGCCGAAAACCCGCTCTGGAAAAATCATGCGCCGTATTTTGCGCAAGATTGCCTGCAATGAGCTGGATTCGTTGGGCGATACGTCGACCCTTGCCGATCCGTCAGTTGTGGATGAACTTGTGGACCACCGGGCGAATAAGTAG
- a CDS encoding universal stress protein, with the protein MQNILVILDKPKHEQIALQRALELADKAGAKLQLVSFVYEPVVSIPILSGSILNLSDQIKKERGEWLQALQSEYALPSGSTAEVIWHHDIPSWTIEHLASNPCDLVVKTAQKQFGRGGFGSIDWRLIESVPTPLWLAVSTHWVKRDRIVAALDPAVDNPLHIELNQRVLKLGERMTQLLGADLESVACVPVSGEVTDIDTFRKQAGALLEAIDKVIAESGVTCSQSHFVTGKPAAEVNRAVDRNKARMILVGRGVRKGPRGFLLGNTAERILGRTNTDVLIVP; encoded by the coding sequence ATGCAGAATATTCTTGTCATCCTCGACAAACCCAAACACGAACAGATCGCCCTGCAGCGGGCGCTGGAACTTGCGGACAAGGCGGGGGCGAAGCTGCAGTTGGTGAGTTTTGTATATGAGCCCGTGGTGTCCATCCCGATTCTGTCCGGCTCGATTCTGAACCTCAGTGACCAGATTAAAAAAGAGCGTGGCGAATGGCTGCAGGCCCTGCAGAGCGAATATGCACTCCCCTCGGGCTCTACTGCCGAAGTTATCTGGCATCACGATATTCCTTCCTGGACCATCGAACACCTCGCCAGCAACCCCTGCGACCTGGTGGTAAAAACCGCGCAGAAACAGTTTGGCCGCGGCGGATTTGGTTCCATCGACTGGCGCCTGATCGAAAGTGTGCCAACCCCGCTGTGGCTCGCGGTCAGCACCCACTGGGTCAAACGCGATCGCATTGTCGCGGCACTCGACCCCGCTGTGGATAACCCCCTGCACATAGAACTGAACCAGCGCGTTCTCAAACTAGGAGAGCGCATGACACAGCTGCTCGGTGCGGATCTCGAATCCGTTGCCTGTGTGCCGGTTTCCGGTGAGGTTACGGATATCGATACATTCCGTAAGCAGGCCGGGGCGCTTCTCGAGGCGATCGACAAGGTCATTGCCGAGAGTGGTGTTACCTGCAGCCAGTCCCACTTCGTTACCGGCAAGCCTGCCGCCGAGGTTAATCGTGCGGTGGACCGCAACAAGGCGCGGATGATTCTGGTGGGTCGCGGTGTGCGCAAAGGGCCCCGCGGGTTTTTGCTGGGTAATACCGCCGAGCGAATTCTCGGCCGCACCAATACTGATGTATTGATCGTTCCCTGA
- a CDS encoding RipA family octameric membrane protein: MNEQQYLFEHYRFNAEQRLKAFNFFVVLSMFADGGVFTAIEKGFHPIILMLLGGFVLIVSAVFWVMDVRSRQLLSLAVPGLKAMEQQLPEPARVFCRDDHGQSTFIRYTFAIRALIAGQFLCGAAVVFYGVLGLFNLL; this comes from the coding sequence GTGAACGAGCAGCAGTACCTCTTCGAGCACTATCGTTTCAATGCCGAGCAGCGTCTCAAGGCATTCAATTTTTTTGTGGTGTTGTCGATGTTTGCTGATGGCGGGGTGTTTACTGCCATCGAAAAGGGCTTCCATCCGATCATTTTGATGCTGCTGGGGGGCTTTGTGCTGATTGTCTCCGCGGTCTTCTGGGTAATGGATGTGCGCAGCCGACAGTTGTTGAGCCTGGCGGTGCCCGGGCTGAAAGCCATGGAGCAACAATTACCGGAACCGGCACGGGTGTTTTGCCGCGATGACCACGGCCAGAGCACGTTTATCCGTTATACCTTTGCCATCCGCGCGCTGATTGCCGGTCAGTTTCTCTGTGGTGCCGCCGTTGTTTTCTACGGTGTTCTGGGGTTGTTCAACCTTCTCTGA
- a CDS encoding VOC family protein, with protein sequence MLDHIGVIVHDYQRSKAFYLAALAPLGYELVSEMGEWGGIGWGEKPQLLFKGGSSTKPRLHIAFSAEDRETVRAFHTAALEAGGEDSGSPGVRPEYHDSYYAASVLDPDGHNIEVVCHIPADAFD encoded by the coding sequence ATGCTCGATCATATCGGCGTGATTGTTCACGATTACCAGCGCAGCAAAGCGTTTTATCTGGCGGCGTTGGCGCCGCTGGGTTATGAACTGGTATCGGAAATGGGCGAATGGGGTGGAATTGGCTGGGGAGAAAAACCGCAGTTGTTGTTCAAGGGTGGCTCAAGTACCAAGCCCAGGCTGCATATTGCCTTCAGTGCCGAAGACCGGGAAACGGTGCGAGCCTTCCACACCGCGGCACTGGAAGCCGGAGGCGAAGACAGCGGCAGTCCCGGGGTGCGGCCTGAGTATCACGACAGTTATTACGCGGCCAGTGTGCTCGACCCGGATGGGCACAATATCGAGGTGGTGTGCCATATTCCCGCCGATGCATTCGATTAG
- a CDS encoding TonB-dependent receptor yields the protein MSLALIVTLAVNSPPNPETEENSPSSAAKNAAMEEVLVLGRQLNLNGAAISASQGEVGPTEIGAWPLIRTGDLMEFVPGMVATQHSGSGKANQYFIRGFNLDHGTDFATFVDGMPVNMRTHGHGQGYTDLNFVIPETVARLSYRKGPYYAEVGDFSSAGSASFSLMETLPNGLAELSAGEYGYRRGVVADSISKGEGDLLLAAEWQTYDGPWSDISEDVNKINLLGKYSADLRGGRAQFTFMGYDNQWNSPDQIPARAVDDGLIDAFGSLDPDLGGDTRRYSFSGGWIGAVAAGELSASAYAIDYDFNLWSNFTYLLDDADNGDQFKQRDDRRVYGFELAQKWQRENVDWQLGLQGRRDDIDKVGLYRTAGRQVLEAVREDRVMQDSLGLFAVHQYRWTDTLRSYLGLRYDYYDFDVNAGLAANSGQRSDGKSSLKGSLAWQPWPVSEFYLSYGQGLHSNDARGTVIQVDPVTGAPVDAVDPLVESRGYEVGSRLFVTDQLHATLALWQLELDSELLFVGDAGNTEASRPSERQGVEAGLYWFASERISGELELSYTDANFTDADPAGDEISGAIPLVASAAVNYNGDNGWFASLHLRHFGGYPLIEDGSVESDGSSLVNLRFGRELQQWRLQLDLLNLLDSRDHDVDYFYASRLPGEGSDGAEDIHYHIFEPRSLRASLRYQF from the coding sequence ATGTCTCTTGCCCTGATAGTTACCCTGGCCGTGAATAGCCCGCCGAATCCCGAAACCGAGGAAAACTCGCCGTCGTCTGCGGCAAAAAACGCGGCGATGGAAGAAGTATTGGTACTGGGTCGCCAGCTGAACCTGAATGGCGCGGCCATCTCTGCTTCCCAGGGCGAAGTGGGACCAACGGAAATTGGCGCCTGGCCGCTGATCCGCACCGGTGACCTGATGGAGTTCGTGCCCGGTATGGTGGCCACCCAGCACTCCGGCAGTGGCAAGGCCAACCAGTATTTTATCCGCGGTTTCAACCTGGACCACGGCACCGACTTTGCCACCTTTGTCGATGGCATGCCGGTCAACATGCGTACCCACGGTCACGGCCAGGGCTACACCGATCTCAATTTCGTGATCCCGGAAACCGTGGCACGCCTGAGCTACCGCAAGGGGCCCTATTACGCCGAAGTGGGAGACTTTTCCTCCGCCGGCTCCGCCAGTTTCAGTCTCATGGAAACGCTGCCCAATGGTCTTGCGGAGCTGAGTGCTGGTGAATACGGCTATCGCCGCGGGGTGGTTGCAGACTCCATTTCCAAAGGCGAAGGGGATTTGCTGCTGGCCGCGGAATGGCAGACCTACGATGGCCCCTGGTCAGATATCAGCGAGGATGTGAACAAGATCAATCTGCTGGGGAAATATTCTGCGGATCTGCGGGGCGGTCGTGCTCAGTTCACATTTATGGGGTATGACAACCAGTGGAACTCCCCGGACCAGATTCCGGCGCGGGCCGTGGACGATGGCTTGATCGATGCCTTTGGCTCGCTGGATCCGGATCTCGGTGGCGATACCCGCCGCTACAGCTTCTCCGGTGGCTGGATTGGCGCCGTTGCCGCTGGCGAGCTTTCCGCCAGCGCCTACGCCATCGACTACGACTTCAATCTATGGTCCAACTTCACCTACCTGCTGGACGACGCCGACAACGGTGATCAGTTCAAGCAGCGGGATGACCGCCGCGTTTACGGTTTCGAGCTGGCCCAGAAGTGGCAGCGGGAAAATGTTGACTGGCAGCTGGGACTGCAGGGGCGCCGGGACGATATCGACAAGGTCGGCCTCTACCGCACAGCGGGCCGCCAGGTATTGGAGGCGGTGCGTGAAGACCGCGTGATGCAGGACAGCCTGGGGCTTTTTGCGGTGCACCAGTACCGCTGGACCGACACCCTGCGCAGTTACCTGGGCCTGCGCTACGACTATTACGATTTCGATGTGAATGCCGGGCTCGCCGCCAACAGCGGGCAGCGCAGCGATGGCAAGTCCTCCCTCAAGGGAAGCCTGGCCTGGCAGCCCTGGCCGGTATCCGAGTTCTACCTGAGCTACGGCCAGGGCCTGCATTCCAACGACGCCCGCGGCACCGTGATCCAGGTGGACCCGGTCACCGGTGCGCCGGTTGACGCGGTGGATCCGCTGGTGGAATCCCGCGGCTATGAGGTGGGGTCACGCCTGTTTGTCACCGATCAGCTGCACGCCACTCTGGCCCTGTGGCAGCTGGAACTGGATTCCGAACTGCTGTTTGTTGGCGACGCCGGCAATACCGAGGCCAGCCGCCCCAGCGAGCGGCAGGGCGTGGAGGCGGGGCTCTACTGGTTCGCTTCCGAGCGCATCAGCGGGGAACTGGAGCTTTCCTATACAGACGCGAACTTCACCGATGCGGATCCCGCGGGAGACGAGATTTCCGGCGCTATCCCGCTGGTGGCCAGTGCCGCAGTCAATTACAACGGCGATAACGGCTGGTTTGCTTCCCTGCACCTGCGCCACTTCGGCGGTTATCCGTTGATCGAGGACGGCAGTGTGGAGTCCGACGGCTCCTCGCTGGTGAACCTGCGTTTCGGCCGGGAACTGCAGCAGTGGCGTCTGCAGCTGGACCTGCTCAATCTGCTGGATTCCCGCGATCACGATGTGGATTACTTCTATGCCTCGAGGCTGCCCGGCGAGGGCAGTGACGGGGCGGAAGATATCCACTACCACATCTTTGAGCCGCGCAGCCTGCGCGCCTCCCTGCGTTATCAGTTCTGA
- a CDS encoding PadR family transcriptional regulator, with translation MSLRFAVLTLLDIEPGSGYDLKRRFERSVNHFWSASHQQMYRELHKLHQEGLLDCEEQIQDGRPDKKVYSLTEAGRATLRQLAARPAAAQKIRDPFLLQLFAGHHLPPALMRAQLERQLAEHRQELATYEAQNARFYKRPPEQQQMLWLSHQPLLLGIETEKAWIQWAERLLQRLQQEESGAQN, from the coding sequence ATGTCCCTGAGATTTGCCGTATTGACCCTGTTGGATATCGAACCCGGTAGCGGCTATGACCTCAAGCGCCGCTTCGAACGCAGCGTGAACCACTTCTGGAGTGCCAGCCATCAGCAGATGTACCGGGAACTGCACAAGCTGCATCAGGAAGGGCTGCTGGACTGCGAGGAACAGATTCAGGACGGTCGTCCGGACAAGAAGGTCTACAGCCTCACCGAAGCGGGTCGCGCCACCCTGCGCCAGTTGGCGGCCAGGCCCGCCGCCGCGCAGAAAATCCGCGATCCGTTTCTGCTACAGCTGTTCGCCGGCCACCATCTGCCACCGGCACTCATGCGCGCGCAGCTGGAACGCCAGCTGGCAGAGCACCGCCAGGAACTGGCCACCTACGAAGCGCAGAATGCGCGCTTCTACAAGCGCCCACCGGAGCAGCAGCAAATGTTATGGCTGTCTCACCAGCCGCTGCTGCTCGGCATCGAGACCGAGAAAGCCTGGATCCAGTGGGCGGAGCGCCTGCTGCAGCGACTGCAGCAGGAGGAGTCCGGTGCTCAGAACTGA
- the alaE gene encoding L-alanine exporter AlaE — protein sequence MSPQSLSQATEAIPVSPPVMVLEDEQPVETSQSTNSQHNSQNNRRTRWNEWLLDVFAMNSFSWIIAIPIELVLAGMSWNEHLKVRLLAVVFNTVIARPFSLYRNWVVARFGRGGALHNYGVDTFVFLSFQLPLYTLNMMLGGASVAEIATACITFMMIAGALGRPYGIYLDFLRRLWLNRRPVVDTAATG from the coding sequence ATGTCGCCGCAATCCCTGTCTCAGGCTACCGAAGCCATTCCCGTCTCCCCACCGGTCATGGTGCTGGAGGACGAGCAGCCCGTAGAGACATCGCAGTCCACCAACAGCCAGCACAACAGTCAGAACAACCGGCGTACCCGCTGGAACGAATGGCTGCTGGACGTTTTTGCCATGAACAGCTTCTCCTGGATCATAGCGATCCCCATCGAGCTGGTGCTGGCGGGCATGAGCTGGAATGAGCACCTGAAGGTGCGCCTGCTGGCGGTCGTGTTCAATACCGTGATCGCGCGCCCCTTCAGCCTCTACCGCAACTGGGTGGTGGCACGCTTTGGTCGCGGCGGCGCTCTGCACAATTACGGCGTCGACACCTTTGTGTTCCTGAGCTTCCAGCTGCCGCTGTACACTCTCAACATGATGCTGGGTGGCGCCTCGGTGGCGGAGATCGCCACTGCCTGTATCACCTTCATGATGATTGCCGGTGCCCTGGGTCGCCCCTACGGCATATATCTCGACTTCCTGCGCCGCCTTTGGCTCAATCGGCGACCTGTCGTGGATACTGCCGCCACCGGTTGA
- a CDS encoding ATP-binding response regulator, with amino-acid sequence MSICGSASRVSCSGPTASSAQYAPLSGWRISALVALLWFPLSASAFPGEDLLLDTQLPMVWFLALVLLATACAVGWGIARSKTLAALDAGAAQATDLQAENAKLFRQVQSRVHELMVRDKLLEESKYEAEQLREEHCDFLSISSHRMQKPLETVVSTLNLLARGADSDVRQLAEAALSQCRQLRSNLEELQRAGQLPGQERAPSVLTERTQREMEILLVENDSHPSLRSRLEAFGHKVRRETNGVDGADAALRGKFDLVLIDIRLPLIDGIETARKIRGDFGNNDLLIYGLVSDLRKGDRERYLERGLSGILSLPASDGQILQLLSLVDQKTAQRAPAGQPKRVAKMLNGSTLERQRDTLGHLAFSELLGERLANLPKKVTAFTSALTGRHWLDAQHQAQVIAAEAESVGLEVVASRLKALSARLSIDSERDYCRHQRTEILGLMRTSIQQLKAWREKNVHTEWALG; translated from the coding sequence ATGTCCATTTGCGGCTCCGCAAGTCGTGTCTCATGCAGCGGCCCCACGGCCTCCAGTGCCCAGTATGCCCCGCTTTCCGGTTGGCGCATTTCGGCTCTCGTCGCGCTGTTGTGGTTCCCCCTGTCGGCCTCCGCCTTTCCCGGCGAAGACCTGTTGCTCGATACCCAGCTTCCCATGGTGTGGTTTCTGGCCCTGGTACTGTTGGCGACGGCCTGCGCCGTTGGCTGGGGTATCGCCAGGTCGAAAACCCTGGCGGCATTGGATGCCGGTGCCGCTCAGGCGACGGACTTGCAGGCGGAAAATGCCAAGCTTTTCCGGCAGGTGCAGTCCCGGGTCCACGAGTTGATGGTGCGCGACAAGCTGCTCGAAGAAAGTAAATATGAGGCAGAGCAGCTCCGCGAAGAACACTGCGATTTCCTTTCCATCAGCAGTCACCGCATGCAAAAGCCACTGGAAACGGTGGTCAGTACCCTGAATCTGCTGGCGCGGGGCGCCGATAGCGATGTCCGTCAGCTGGCGGAGGCGGCCCTCAGCCAGTGCCGGCAATTGCGTAGCAATCTCGAGGAGCTGCAGCGCGCGGGTCAGCTGCCCGGACAGGAGCGGGCCCCGTCCGTGCTAACGGAAAGAACCCAGCGCGAAATGGAAATCTTGCTGGTAGAAAATGACAGCCATCCCTCTCTGCGCAGTCGCCTGGAGGCTTTCGGGCACAAAGTGCGCAGGGAAACCAATGGCGTCGATGGCGCCGATGCGGCGCTGCGGGGAAAATTTGACCTGGTGCTGATCGATATCCGCCTGCCTTTGATCGATGGTATTGAAACCGCGCGCAAAATTCGTGGCGACTTCGGCAACAACGACCTGCTGATCTATGGTCTGGTATCGGATCTGCGCAAGGGCGACCGGGAGCGTTATCTGGAACGCGGCCTGAGTGGCATCCTGTCACTGCCGGCCAGTGATGGACAGATATTGCAATTGTTGAGTCTTGTCGATCAGAAAACCGCGCAGCGGGCTCCCGCCGGGCAGCCCAAACGGGTGGCAAAAATGCTCAACGGAAGCACTCTGGAGCGCCAGCGCGACACCCTCGGCCATCTGGCATTCAGTGAGTTACTGGGAGAGCGCCTTGCCAATCTGCCCAAGAAGGTCACTGCATTTACCAGTGCCCTCACCGGGCGTCACTGGCTGGATGCGCAGCATCAGGCCCAGGTGATTGCCGCGGAGGCGGAAAGTGTCGGCCTGGAAGTGGTCGCCAGCCGCCTCAAGGCGCTCTCGGCGCGCTTGTCCATCGACAGCGAACGCGATTATTGTCGCCACCAGCGCACCGAAATTCTGGGGCTTATGCGTACTTCCATTCAGCAGCTGAAAGCCTGGCGGGAAAAAAATGTCCACACTGAATGGGCTTTGGGTTGA
- a CDS encoding DUF4870 family protein — protein sequence MSEQYPTPQQAERERAGRDIATLVYLIQAISIFTAVPFFVGVIINYAKRGDVRGTLAESHFRWQIRTFWYSLVWAVVGWATVWILVGFVVWGVAWVWVIYRVIRGWLRLADGRPAYS from the coding sequence ATGTCTGAGCAGTACCCCACCCCACAACAGGCAGAACGCGAGCGCGCCGGCCGCGATATCGCGACGCTGGTCTATCTCATCCAGGCCATCAGTATTTTTACCGCAGTGCCATTCTTTGTCGGCGTGATCATCAACTACGCCAAGCGCGGCGATGTGCGTGGCACTCTGGCGGAATCCCATTTCCGCTGGCAGATACGTACTTTCTGGTACAGCCTGGTGTGGGCGGTGGTCGGCTGGGCGACAGTGTGGATTCTGGTGGGCTTTGTGGTCTGGGGTGTGGCCTGGGTGTGGGTGATATATCGCGTCATTCGCGGCTGGCTGCGACTGGCGGACGGTCGCCCCGCGTATTCCTAG
- a CDS encoding DUF945 family protein, which yields MKALRFILISLTSLLLLVALIAPRVIGPKVEEVLQQQLANQPNIELTGYQRGWFGAEALTLLNGKDGITEAYTEIQHGPLLFTRGGPRVGVIYAETRLTGQQLEPALRQQLEAYYGAIGTDVKNSPVIVETLVGTNNRVVNTLHLLPINRQEGDQQIQFKGAEIRIVTDYQGRQQDSHFELGEFVRMDGHREALYLQSGRGEFNLAPSGAGTLQLKLPLVRTNNDSGPLELRDAVIDYRGELVAARTLKVQTNITLPEIQSATPATSLNQQTLLPAVSYEDLHHYLYSLLLTPASQRNWARVFDRPLQIQQQLDIKTANGTMQLQVDANWQGMPRRYDRNNKFFWLDALNGTANINAAEQALMQSPLIMQATTLKQYGLLLENNGELSMQLQFDRGNLIVNGQQLPADLFMLAMTSTL from the coding sequence ATGAAAGCCCTAAGATTTATCCTGATTTCCCTTACTTCCCTGTTGCTGCTGGTCGCGTTGATCGCGCCCCGCGTGATCGGCCCCAAGGTGGAGGAAGTCCTGCAGCAACAACTGGCCAATCAGCCCAATATCGAACTCACCGGCTACCAGCGCGGCTGGTTTGGCGCGGAAGCCCTGACCCTGCTCAATGGCAAAGACGGCATTACCGAGGCCTACACCGAAATCCAGCACGGCCCACTGCTGTTTACCCGCGGCGGCCCCCGGGTCGGCGTCATTTACGCTGAAACCCGCCTCACCGGGCAACAGCTGGAGCCCGCCCTGCGCCAGCAGCTGGAGGCCTATTACGGCGCCATCGGCACTGATGTCAAAAACAGCCCGGTGATTGTGGAAACCCTGGTCGGCACCAACAACCGCGTCGTCAACACCCTGCACCTGCTGCCTATCAACCGCCAGGAGGGCGACCAGCAGATCCAGTTCAAGGGCGCCGAAATCCGGATTGTCACCGACTACCAGGGCCGGCAGCAGGACAGCCACTTCGAACTCGGTGAGTTTGTGCGCATGGATGGCCACCGCGAGGCACTCTACCTGCAATCTGGTCGCGGCGAATTCAACCTCGCTCCCAGCGGCGCCGGCACCCTTCAGCTGAAGCTGCCGCTGGTGCGTACCAACAATGATTCCGGTCCGCTGGAATTGCGCGATGCGGTCATTGATTACCGTGGTGAACTGGTGGCCGCGCGCACTCTGAAGGTCCAAACCAATATCACCCTTCCAGAAATCCAGTCGGCCACACCTGCGACAAGCCTGAACCAGCAAACCCTGCTACCGGCGGTCAGCTATGAAGACCTGCACCACTACCTATACAGCCTACTGCTGACGCCCGCCTCACAGCGCAACTGGGCGCGGGTATTTGATCGCCCTTTGCAGATCCAACAACAACTGGACATCAAAACCGCCAACGGCACCATGCAGCTGCAGGTGGATGCGAATTGGCAGGGCATGCCACGCAGATACGACCGCAACAACAAGTTCTTCTGGCTCGACGCCCTGAATGGCACGGCCAATATCAACGCTGCGGAGCAGGCGCTGATGCAATCGCCACTGATCATGCAGGCCACCACACTAAAACAGTACGGACTGCTGCTGGAAAACAACGGAGAGCTTTCCATGCAACTGCAATTTGATCGCGGCAATCTGATCGTCAATGGTCAGCAGCTGCCGGCGGACCTGTTTATGCTGGCGATGACAAGCACGCTGTAA
- a CDS encoding hydroxymethylglutaryl-CoA lyase, whose amino-acid sequence MNLPHRVKMVEVGPRDGLQNEQHPISVQTRVQLIDLLSDSGLPVIEAGSFVSPKWVPQMASSEEVLAGVQRRSGVIYSALTPNMVGYERAREAGADEVAVFGAASESFTRKNINCSIEESLARFRPLVQQAKADGIPVRGYVSCVLGCPYEGEIRAEKVAEVSRALLDMGCYEISLGDTIGVGTPEKARYMIETVAQQVPLEKLAVHFHDTYGQALANIYAALQVGIAVVDSAVAGLGGCPYARGSSGNVASEDVLYMLDGLGIHTGVDLGKLALAGNFISQALGRESGSRVARAISGECGKVVGD is encoded by the coding sequence ATGAATCTGCCACATCGGGTGAAAATGGTCGAAGTGGGCCCTCGTGACGGTCTGCAAAATGAGCAGCATCCCATCTCGGTTCAAACCCGGGTGCAACTGATCGATCTATTGAGTGACAGCGGTTTGCCCGTTATCGAAGCGGGCAGTTTTGTGAGTCCGAAATGGGTGCCGCAAATGGCGTCCAGTGAAGAAGTGCTGGCTGGTGTCCAGCGCAGATCCGGCGTGATCTACAGTGCGCTCACCCCCAACATGGTGGGCTACGAGCGCGCGCGGGAAGCCGGTGCCGATGAGGTGGCGGTGTTCGGCGCGGCCTCGGAAAGTTTTACCCGCAAGAACATCAACTGTTCCATCGAAGAAAGTCTGGCGCGCTTCCGTCCCCTCGTACAGCAGGCCAAAGCCGACGGCATTCCGGTGCGCGGTTACGTGTCCTGTGTACTCGGCTGCCCGTACGAGGGCGAGATCAGGGCCGAAAAGGTGGCGGAAGTCAGCAGGGCCCTGCTGGACATGGGCTGTTATGAAATCAGCCTCGGCGACACCATCGGCGTCGGCACGCCGGAAAAGGCCCGGTATATGATCGAGACCGTCGCGCAGCAGGTACCGCTGGAAAAGCTTGCGGTGCACTTCCACGATACCTATGGCCAGGCACTGGCAAACATCTATGCGGCCCTGCAGGTAGGTATTGCGGTGGTGGATTCGGCGGTCGCCGGCCTCGGCGGCTGTCCTTATGCCAGAGGGTCCTCGGGCAATGTGGCCAGCGAGGATGTACTGTATATGCTCGATGGACTCGGTATTCACACTGGGGTGGATCTGGGCAAGCTGGCACTGGCAGGCAACTTTATCTCGCAGGCGCTGGGTCGGGAGAGTGGCTCCCGGGTGGCACGGGCGATTTCCGGGGAGTGTGGCAAGGTGGTCGGGGACTGA